A window of the Polaribacter batillariae genome harbors these coding sequences:
- a CDS encoding PadR family transcriptional regulator: MKIENTKAQMRKGVLEYCILSILKKGDAYTSEILSTLKGAEMIVVEGTIYPLLTRLKNAGLLTYRWEESTSGPPRKYYVLTENGSMFLKELDKTWSNLINSVNQVISKKPTRDE; the protein is encoded by the coding sequence ATGAAGATAGAAAACACAAAAGCACAAATGCGAAAAGGTGTTTTAGAATATTGCATATTGTCCATCTTAAAAAAAGGCGATGCTTATACTTCTGAAATTCTTTCGACACTAAAAGGTGCAGAAATGATTGTGGTTGAAGGGACCATTTATCCATTATTAACACGTTTAAAAAACGCGGGTTTGTTAACCTATAGATGGGAAGAATCTACTTCTGGGCCACCAAGAAAATACTACGTTTTAACAGAAAATGGAAGCATGTTTTTAAAAGAATTAGACAAAACATGGAGCAATTTAATAAATTCAGTAAACCAAGTAATCAGCAAAAAACCAACTAGAGATGAATAA
- the pdhA gene encoding pyruvate dehydrogenase (acetyl-transferring) E1 component subunit alpha — MKKITKQTYLDWYKDMLFWRKFEDKLASVYIQQKVRGFLHLYNGQEAILAGALHAMDLTKDKMITAYRNHVQPIGMGEDPKKVMAELFGKATGTSKGMGGSMHIFSKEFRFYGGHGIVGGQIPLGAGIAFADKYKGSDAVTLTCFGDGAARQGSLHEAFNMAMLWKLPVIFIVENNGYAMGTSVERTANHTDIWKLGLGYEMPCGPVDAMNPIKVAEAVDEAIQRARRGDGPTFLEMKTYRYRGHSMSDAQHYRTKDEVEEYKKIDPITQVKDVILEKKYATEEEISAIDKEVKKMVAECEKFAEESPFPETQQLYDMVYEQENYPFIS; from the coding sequence ATGAAAAAAATCACCAAACAAACCTACTTAGATTGGTACAAAGACATGCTTTTTTGGCGTAAATTCGAAGACAAGTTAGCATCCGTTTACATTCAGCAAAAAGTAAGAGGTTTCTTACATTTGTACAATGGACAAGAAGCTATTTTAGCAGGAGCCTTACATGCAATGGACTTAACGAAAGATAAAATGATTACTGCATACAGAAATCACGTACAGCCAATTGGTATGGGAGAAGACCCTAAAAAAGTAATGGCAGAATTGTTTGGAAAAGCAACAGGAACCTCCAAAGGAATGGGCGGTTCTATGCATATTTTTTCTAAAGAATTTCGTTTTTATGGAGGGCATGGAATCGTTGGAGGGCAAATACCTTTAGGAGCAGGCATTGCATTCGCAGATAAATACAAAGGTAGCGATGCTGTAACATTAACCTGTTTTGGAGATGGTGCTGCAAGACAAGGCTCTTTACATGAAGCTTTTAACATGGCAATGTTGTGGAAATTACCCGTAATTTTTATTGTTGAAAACAACGGTTATGCAATGGGAACTTCTGTAGAAAGAACAGCAAATCATACAGATATTTGGAAACTTGGTTTAGGTTACGAAATGCCTTGTGGACCAGTTGACGCGATGAATCCTATTAAAGTCGCAGAAGCTGTAGATGAAGCAATCCAAAGAGCAAGACGTGGAGATGGACCTACTTTCTTAGAAATGAAAACCTATAGATATAGGGGGCATTCTATGTCAGATGCACAGCATTATAGAACAAAAGATGAAGTTGAAGAGTACAAAAAAATAGACCCTATTACGCAAGTAAAAGATGTTATTTTAGAAAAAAAATACGCTACAGAAGAAGAAATATCTGCAATAGATAAAGAAGTAAAGAAAATGGTGGCCGAATGCGAAAAATTCGCAGAAGAATCTCCATTTCCAGAAACTCAACAATTGTATGATATGGTTTATGAACAAGAAAATTATCCTTTTATAAGTTAA
- a CDS encoding head GIN domain-containing protein → MTKTINKIVAILFLATVFTSCGVDMLNKVNGNRNVVTEERKVNENFSGIKVSTGIDLYITQGNTNEVTIEADENLHDIIITEVNDGILKIYSEKNIWRAKAKKAHVTIKNLNLLKATSGSHVYGKGVIETQEMSIAATSGAGINLEIETQSVETAATSGAKINIAGTTTNHASSATSGSSIDAYDLKSANVIVKATSGAGINIFATDKIEAKATSGGDIDFKGNPQKVIKKSSSGGSISKK, encoded by the coding sequence ATGACAAAAACAATCAACAAAATCGTCGCAATTCTTTTTTTGGCAACCGTATTTACCTCTTGTGGAGTAGATATGCTTAACAAAGTTAATGGAAATAGAAATGTAGTTACAGAAGAAAGAAAAGTAAACGAAAACTTTTCTGGTATAAAAGTAAGTACAGGAATCGATTTATATATCACACAAGGAAACACAAACGAAGTAACCATAGAGGCTGACGAAAATTTACACGACATTATTATTACAGAAGTAAATGATGGTATTTTAAAAATTTATTCAGAAAAAAATATTTGGAGAGCAAAAGCCAAAAAAGCACATGTTACAATCAAAAATTTAAACCTTTTAAAAGCTACAAGCGGAAGCCATGTTTATGGAAAAGGAGTTATTGAAACGCAAGAAATGTCTATTGCAGCTACAAGTGGGGCAGGTATAAATTTAGAAATAGAGACACAAAGTGTAGAAACGGCTGCTACAAGTGGAGCAAAAATTAACATTGCTGGAACTACCACCAACCATGCTTCTAGTGCCACCAGTGGAAGTTCTATAGATGCCTATGATTTAAAAAGTGCCAATGTAATCGTAAAAGCTACAAGTGGTGCTGGTATAAACATTTTTGCAACCGATAAAATAGAAGCAAAAGCTACAAGTGGTGGAGATATCGATTTTAAAGGAAACCCCCAAAAAGTAATTAAAAAATCTTCTTCTGGAGGAAGTATTTCAAAAAAATAA
- a CDS encoding DUF4369 domain-containing protein: protein MKKIIGFILVAILAIACSSKKDGNMIVEGNIKGLKKGTLYLQKMQDTVLVSVDSITVFGDGNFRLTDNVASPEIYYLTFNGNVTNKRILFFGNKGTITIKDNIELFGFNPEITGSKNQLILNDYMKINSKFQSQSLEFVKKEFDARKENNKSLLEKLEKDYQNMIKRRYLYTTNFAVTNANFEVAPYIALTELYDANIKLLDTINNSLSEDVKNSTYGKRLDKYIKEIKEKETENK, encoded by the coding sequence ATGAAGAAAATAATTGGATTCATTTTAGTCGCTATTTTAGCCATTGCATGTTCCTCTAAAAAAGACGGGAACATGATTGTTGAAGGAAATATTAAAGGCTTAAAAAAAGGAACTTTATATCTGCAAAAAATGCAAGACACTGTGCTAGTTTCTGTAGATTCTATAACCGTTTTTGGCGATGGAAATTTTAGATTAACAGACAATGTAGCATCTCCAGAAATCTACTATTTAACTTTTAATGGAAATGTAACCAATAAAAGAATTTTATTTTTTGGAAATAAAGGTACCATTACAATCAAAGACAATATCGAGTTATTTGGCTTTAACCCAGAAATTACGGGCTCTAAAAACCAATTGATTCTTAACGACTACATGAAAATAAATTCGAAATTCCAAAGTCAAAGCTTAGAATTTGTTAAAAAAGAGTTTGATGCAAGAAAAGAGAACAATAAAAGTTTGCTAGAAAAACTAGAAAAAGACTACCAAAATATGATTAAAAGAAGGTATTTATATACCACCAACTTTGCAGTTACCAATGCAAATTTTGAAGTTGCACCTTATATTGCTTTAACAGAATTGTACGATGCAAATATCAAATTATTAGATACCATCAATAATTCATTATCCGAAGACGTTAAAAATTCTACTTACGGAAAACGTTTAGATAAATATATAAAAGAGATTAAAGAAAAGGAGACAGAAAACAAATAA
- a CDS encoding PspC domain-containing protein — MNKTININLGGFFFHIDEAAYQKLKRYLESISRSLSDDPQGKNEIIADIEARISELLSEKITDARQVVNESDIDDIIAIMGQPEDYAEAEEAYDNSSYSYKRNNASRKKLFRDGDDKFIGGVASGIAHYFDIDTIWIRLGLLALFFGAGFGIFLYIILWILLPEAKTTAEKLQMEGEPVNIDNIEKKIREEFNNVSENVTVFANQASEKIKDGANEFSQKMSKTFRAKTKKNNGLQDFLNALGNIFLVLLKVIGKFIGAILVFVAAAVILSLIIGGFSVGSLEFLNFGEEMLQYPEFFYASTIPMWVLTLFLFLLVGIPFLVLFVLGLRILSSSVKQFSKTTSLTLLGIWIIALLGIIFAGLEFGASHANYGKSVEKDILNIRTNDTLVLKMKNDDTIYYQHNLRKSSRKYKVEIDDKIVAYSNNVEVNVKRSVTNEAYIIIQKESRGKSRMMANKTAEKIDYKYKVTGNEVVLDAFFLSKITNFWKDEEIDITLFIPENMTIYFDNSVKNFIYNIKNNEKIRNRDMLDRYFTMGKTTLNCTDCVKEEKN, encoded by the coding sequence ATGAATAAGACAATAAATATAAATTTAGGCGGATTTTTCTTCCATATAGACGAAGCCGCTTATCAGAAATTAAAAAGATATCTAGAATCCATTTCTAGGTCTTTAAGTGACGATCCGCAAGGAAAAAACGAAATTATTGCAGATATAGAAGCACGAATTAGTGAACTTTTATCAGAAAAAATCACAGACGCAAGACAAGTGGTTAACGAAAGTGATATCGACGATATTATTGCCATTATGGGTCAGCCAGAAGACTATGCAGAAGCAGAAGAAGCTTACGATAATTCTAGCTATTCTTATAAAAGAAACAATGCCTCTAGAAAAAAATTATTTAGAGATGGAGACGATAAATTTATAGGTGGTGTCGCTTCTGGAATCGCACATTATTTCGACATAGATACCATTTGGATTCGTCTTGGTTTGTTAGCACTGTTTTTTGGAGCTGGTTTTGGAATATTTTTATACATTATTTTATGGATTTTACTGCCTGAAGCAAAAACAACTGCCGAAAAATTACAAATGGAAGGCGAACCTGTAAACATCGATAATATTGAAAAAAAAATTCGAGAAGAATTTAATAATGTTTCCGAAAATGTAACGGTTTTTGCAAACCAAGCATCAGAAAAAATAAAAGATGGTGCAAATGAGTTTTCACAAAAAATGAGCAAAACTTTTAGAGCAAAGACCAAAAAAAATAACGGCCTGCAAGATTTTTTAAACGCATTGGGCAACATTTTCTTAGTACTTTTAAAAGTAATCGGAAAATTTATTGGAGCCATCTTAGTATTTGTGGCAGCAGCAGTTATTTTATCTCTTATTATTGGAGGGTTTTCTGTAGGGAGCTTAGAATTTTTAAATTTTGGAGAAGAAATGCTACAATATCCAGAGTTTTTCTATGCATCAACCATACCTATGTGGGTATTAACATTGTTTCTTTTTTTACTTGTAGGCATACCGTTTTTAGTCTTATTTGTATTAGGTTTAAGAATACTTTCTAGCAGTGTAAAACAATTTAGCAAAACAACTTCTTTAACACTTTTAGGAATTTGGATTATTGCTTTATTAGGAATCATTTTTGCTGGTTTAGAATTTGGAGCCTCTCATGCAAATTATGGAAAATCTGTAGAAAAAGATATCTTAAATATTCGTACTAATGATACGTTGGTTTTAAAAATGAAAAACGACGATACCATATATTACCAACACAACTTAAGAAAAAGTTCTCGAAAATATAAGGTAGAAATAGACGATAAAATTGTGGCATATTCTAATAATGTAGAAGTTAATGTAAAGAGAAGTGTTACTAACGAAGCCTATATTATTATACAAAAAGAATCTCGTGGAAAAAGTAGAATGATGGCAAATAAAACTGCCGAAAAAATAGATTATAAATATAAAGTTACTGGAAACGAAGTTGTTTTAGATGCTTTTTTCTTGTCTAAAATTACCAACTTTTGGAAAGATGAAGAAATAGATATTACTCTTTTTATTCCAGAAAATATGACAATTTATTTCGATAATTCTGTAAAAAACTTTATTTACAATATTAAAAATAACGAAAAAATTCGCAATAGAGATATGCTAGATAGGTATTTTACCATGGGCAAAACCACTCTAAACTGCACAGATTGTGTAAAAGAAGAAAAAAATTAA
- a CDS encoding DUF4442 domain-containing protein — translation MKFTPRKVNFFNLVKLPLAYFGGVRVRSITNTEVVVSIKYKWLNQNPFKSMFWAAQGMAAEMPTGILVMKAIYDSKRKVSMLVTYQEADFYKKATGKIIFTCKGGNEIRNAIKASIKTGEGQMVILTSEGKNEDGVVVSKFQFHWSVRVKK, via the coding sequence ATGAAATTTACTCCACGAAAAGTAAACTTTTTTAACCTAGTAAAACTCCCTTTGGCTTATTTTGGAGGCGTAAGAGTGCGTTCGATTACAAATACAGAAGTTGTTGTTTCTATAAAATACAAATGGCTGAATCAAAATCCGTTTAAAAGTATGTTTTGGGCGGCACAAGGAATGGCTGCAGAAATGCCAACTGGTATTTTAGTGATGAAAGCAATTTACGATTCTAAACGAAAAGTGTCGATGCTGGTTACGTATCAAGAAGCAGATTTTTATAAAAAAGCCACTGGTAAAATAATATTTACTTGTAAAGGAGGAAATGAAATTAGAAACGCAATTAAAGCCTCTATTAAAACAGGAGAAGGCCAAATGGTTATTTTAACTTCCGAAGGAAAAAACGAAGATGGAGTAGTGGTTTCTAAGTTTCAATTTCATTGGAGTGTAAGAGTAAAAAAATAA
- a CDS encoding DUF1206 domain-containing protein, with product MIQKVRKFGFLTKGFIYAIIGVLTFLAAMDLGGKVSDKNGVINFLENQIFGKIVLLIVGLGMLSYAVWRFYKSFLVVKKEDKKTKYFLCIDFFFRGIIYGSFAISILYKVFNQSKTRTSKETIVAKILQLEMGTYIVYAVAIIIFASAINQFYIVYQNIYLKNIEKSKNIASFNFLEKSGKFGITSRGISFLIFAWFIFKAASEKNPDKIKGTQEMFNYLHDLTLGSVLMAIMALGFLSYGVFQYFYARYGE from the coding sequence GTGATTCAGAAAGTTAGAAAATTTGGTTTCCTTACAAAAGGCTTCATCTATGCAATTATAGGTGTGCTAACCTTTTTAGCTGCCATGGATCTTGGCGGAAAAGTTTCCGATAAAAATGGGGTTATTAATTTTTTAGAAAATCAAATTTTCGGAAAAATAGTATTATTAATTGTAGGTTTAGGAATGCTTTCTTATGCAGTTTGGCGTTTTTACAAATCGTTTTTAGTCGTAAAAAAAGAAGACAAAAAAACCAAATATTTTTTGTGCATCGATTTCTTTTTTCGGGGCATTATATACGGCTCTTTTGCTATTTCTATTTTATATAAAGTTTTCAACCAGTCTAAAACTAGAACTTCAAAAGAAACAATAGTGGCAAAAATTTTACAATTAGAAATGGGTACTTATATTGTGTATGCAGTTGCCATAATTATATTTGCATCTGCGATCAATCAATTTTATATTGTTTACCAAAATATTTATTTAAAAAATATCGAAAAATCTAAAAATATTGCTTCTTTTAACTTTTTAGAAAAATCTGGTAAATTTGGCATTACCTCAAGAGGAATTTCATTCTTAATTTTTGCATGGTTTATTTTTAAAGCGGCTTCCGAGAAAAATCCCGATAAAATTAAAGGAACGCAAGAAATGTTTAATTATTTACACGATTTAACATTGGGCTCTGTTTTAATGGCAATTATGGCATTAGGCTTTTTAAGCTATGGTGTTTTTCAATATTTTTATGCAAGATATGGCGAATAA
- a CDS encoding TIGR00266 family protein, with the protein MYQDRIPQNSSKYSSGKNAHEIDYQIFGEEMQFVEIELDPQEGVVAEAGTFMMMDDQIGMNTIFGDGSNQEKGLLGKIFSAGKRILTGESLFMTVFTNNGVGKKQVSFASPYPGKIIPIDLTEFGGKFICQKDAFLCAAKGVSIGIEFSKKLGRGLFGGEGFIMQKMEGDGLGFIHAGGTMAKKILKPGEVLKVDTGCIVGFTKEVDYDIEFVGGIKNTIFGGEGLFFATLRGPGTVYIQSLPFSRLAGRVLAMAPRTGGGKRGEGSVLGGIGDLLDGDNRF; encoded by the coding sequence ATGTATCAAGATAGAATACCTCAAAATTCTTCAAAATATAGCAGCGGAAAAAATGCTCACGAAATAGATTACCAGATTTTTGGTGAAGAAATGCAATTTGTAGAAATAGAATTAGATCCACAAGAAGGTGTTGTTGCAGAAGCTGGTACTTTTATGATGATGGACGATCAAATAGGAATGAATACTATTTTTGGAGATGGCTCTAATCAAGAAAAAGGACTTTTAGGAAAGATATTTTCTGCAGGAAAGCGAATTTTAACTGGCGAAAGCTTATTTATGACGGTTTTTACGAATAATGGCGTAGGAAAAAAACAAGTTTCGTTTGCGTCTCCTTATCCAGGTAAAATTATTCCTATTGATTTAACAGAGTTTGGCGGAAAATTTATTTGCCAAAAAGATGCCTTTTTATGTGCAGCAAAAGGGGTTTCAATTGGTATTGAGTTTTCAAAAAAATTAGGAAGAGGTCTGTTTGGTGGCGAAGGATTTATTATGCAAAAAATGGAAGGTGATGGTTTGGGTTTTATTCATGCTGGCGGAACTATGGCGAAAAAAATACTAAAACCTGGAGAGGTTTTAAAAGTAGATACAGGTTGTATTGTAGGTTTTACAAAAGAAGTAGATTATGATATAGAATTTGTAGGTGGTATTAAAAATACTATTTTCGGTGGCGAAGGTTTATTTTTCGCAACTTTACGAGGTCCTGGAACGGTTTATATACAATCTTTACCATTTAGTAGGTTAGCAGGAAGAGTTTTAGCAATGGCACCAAGAACTGGAGGTGGTAAAAGAGGAGAAGGAAGTGTTTTAGGTGGAATTGGAGATCTTTTAGACGGTGACAATCGTTTTTAG
- a CDS encoding DUF4870 domain-containing protein encodes MKQNNENTNALLIHLSAFAGFMFPFGNIVAPLIAWQTLKDRSLYLDEQGKEAVNFNISYTLYVFIISIAFVPFAFGSIFRNFRDFNNIDIHLNFDNLFGFISLGSIAGIIYLIGIALVIIASLKAKDGENYKYPFTIKFVK; translated from the coding sequence ATGAAACAAAACAACGAAAATACCAACGCTTTATTAATACATTTATCTGCCTTTGCAGGTTTTATGTTTCCTTTTGGAAATATAGTGGCACCATTAATTGCATGGCAAACTTTAAAAGATAGAAGCCTTTATTTAGACGAACAAGGGAAAGAAGCTGTAAATTTTAACATCAGTTACACTTTATATGTTTTTATCATAAGCATTGCATTTGTACCCTTTGCATTTGGCTCTATTTTTAGAAATTTTCGAGACTTTAACAATATAGACATCCATTTAAATTTCGATAATCTTTTTGGTTTTATAAGTTTAGGATCTATTGCAGGCATTATTTACTTGATAGGAATTGCTCTGGTAATTATAGCTTCTTTAAAAGCCAAAGATGGTGAGAATTACAAATACCCTTTTACCATAAAATTTGTAAAATAA
- a CDS encoding M15 family metallopeptidase, translated as MKKLFLLLFFTINFAGFSQELPKGFTYLSSVDSTIQSELRYLSNNNFIGKPIDGYKSNCVIVSFETANALKIIQQKLLKKGLSLKIFDAYRPQQAVNYFVRWAKVLNDTLMKKEYYPEVPKSQLFKRGYIASKSGHTRGSTVDLTIVNLKTGKALDMGSPYDFFGPQSHPFYKHITKKQKENRLMLRKIMMEHHFKPYNNEWWHFTLRNEPFPKTYFNFPID; from the coding sequence ATGAAAAAACTTTTTTTACTTCTTTTTTTTACAATCAATTTTGCAGGGTTTTCGCAAGAACTTCCAAAAGGTTTTACCTATTTAAGTTCTGTAGATAGCACCATTCAATCGGAATTAAGGTATCTCTCTAACAATAATTTTATAGGCAAACCAATTGATGGATATAAAAGTAATTGTGTTATTGTTTCCTTCGAAACAGCCAATGCTTTAAAAATTATTCAGCAAAAATTATTAAAAAAAGGACTCAGTTTAAAGATTTTCGACGCCTACAGACCACAACAAGCCGTAAATTATTTTGTGCGTTGGGCAAAAGTACTAAACGATACCTTAATGAAAAAAGAATACTATCCAGAAGTACCAAAATCTCAACTTTTTAAAAGAGGATATATTGCTTCAAAATCTGGGCACACAAGAGGAAGCACAGTCGATTTAACCATTGTTAATCTAAAAACAGGAAAAGCATTAGATATGGGCAGTCCTTACGATTTTTTTGGTCCCCAATCGCATCCATTTTATAAACATATTACTAAAAAACAAAAAGAAAACAGGCTAATGTTACGTAAAATTATGATGGAACATCATTTTAAACCCTATAATAACGAGTGGTGGCATTTTACATTAAGAAACGAACCTTTTCCAAAAACATATTTTAATTTTCCCATCGATTAA
- a CDS encoding nuclear transport factor 2 family protein, which produces MNSFLEFFKDSLLIKIIIAIILFLFHFISNAQESKNSELYQILKSKDSIIFENAFNTCNFKELETIISNNFEFYHDVGGIQNKKQFFKTVKENICPNPDNFARNLVENSLEVFPMKKNGQLYGAIQKGKHTFQEKQNGKLTTIGIADFTHLWILENKIWKLKRVLSYNHKPYSN; this is translated from the coding sequence ATGAACTCTTTTTTAGAATTTTTTAAAGATTCTCTACTCATTAAAATAATCATTGCAATTATACTATTCTTGTTTCACTTTATTAGCAACGCACAAGAATCTAAGAATTCTGAATTGTACCAAATCTTAAAATCTAAAGATAGTATTATTTTCGAAAATGCTTTTAACACCTGTAATTTTAAAGAGTTAGAAACAATAATTTCAAACAATTTTGAGTTTTATCATGATGTTGGTGGCATTCAAAATAAAAAGCAGTTTTTTAAAACTGTAAAAGAGAATATTTGTCCCAATCCAGATAATTTTGCAAGAAACCTTGTAGAAAATTCTTTAGAAGTTTTTCCGATGAAGAAAAACGGACAATTATATGGCGCGATTCAAAAAGGGAAACACACCTTTCAAGAAAAACAAAACGGAAAATTAACAACAATTGGTATTGCAGATTTTACACATCTTTGGATACTCGAAAATAAAATTTGGAAATTAAAAAGGGTTTTAAGTTACAACCACAAACCCTATTCCAATTAA
- a CDS encoding DUF2721 domain-containing protein: MEQLTLTTPALLFSAISLIMLAYTNRFLAYAAVIRNLHDIYLQKKDDSLLRQIKNLKLRLNLTRWMQIFGISSLLFCVLTMFLMYVGLQITAVYIFGFALVLLIVSLALLIKEIQISTQALQHHIADIEEHLEKK; the protein is encoded by the coding sequence ATGGAACAACTAACTTTAACAACCCCCGCACTTTTATTTTCGGCAATTTCTTTAATTATGCTTGCATATACAAATCGTTTTTTAGCGTATGCAGCTGTTATTAGAAATTTACACGATATTTATTTACAAAAGAAAGACGACTCTTTATTAAGGCAAATTAAAAATTTGAAATTGCGTTTAAATCTTACAAGATGGATGCAAATTTTTGGCATTAGCAGTTTGTTGTTTTGTGTTTTAACAATGTTTTTAATGTATGTTGGTTTACAAATTACAGCTGTTTATATTTTTGGATTTGCACTTGTTTTATTGATTGTTTCTTTGGCTTTATTGATTAAAGAAATACAAATTTCTACACAAGCTTTGCAACACCATATTGCAGATATAGAGGAGCACTTAGAGAAGAAGTAA
- a CDS encoding pyruvate dehydrogenase complex dihydrolipoamide acetyltransferase produces the protein MATVVNMPRLSDTMEEGVVAKWLKKVGDKIEEGDILAEIETDKATMEFESFHEGVLLHIGVQEGETSPVDKLLAIIGEEGEDISDLISGGSSDKKSEEKEEVKDTKEDKSEDAKEDDGAAENDNTSNNNAEIPEGVNVITMPRLSDTMTDGTVATWLKKEGDAVKEGDILAEIETDKATMEFECFYEGTILYIGVQEGETAPVDSLLTIIGPAGTDVSALVKNGGSAANKSSEKKSEAKSEPKTEKKEEKSSDKKEETKTSNTNNANGRIFASPLAKKIATDKGINLADVTGSGENGRIIKKDVENYTPKATVSVETPSPASSAATPSFSITGEEKSEEVKNSQMRKAIAKSLGNSKFSAPDFSLNIEVDMDNAMASRKTINAIPDIKVSFNDMVVKACAMALQKHPQVNTSWADNHTIYHRHIHIGVAVAVDEGLLVPVIKHTNQMSLTQIGATVRDLAGKARNKKITPAEMQGSTFTVSNLGMFGIDNFTSIINQPNSAILSVGTIVEKPVVKNGQIVIGNTMKLTLTCDHRTVDGAVGAQFLQTLKTFIENPVTMLA, from the coding sequence ATGGCTACAGTTGTAAATATGCCGCGTTTAAGCGACACCATGGAAGAAGGTGTTGTTGCGAAATGGTTAAAAAAAGTTGGAGATAAAATAGAAGAAGGTGATATTTTAGCAGAAATCGAAACAGATAAAGCTACAATGGAATTCGAATCTTTTCACGAAGGTGTTTTATTACACATTGGTGTACAAGAAGGCGAAACTTCTCCTGTCGATAAATTATTGGCAATTATTGGTGAAGAAGGCGAAGATATTTCCGATCTTATTTCTGGTGGTTCTTCTGATAAAAAATCAGAAGAGAAAGAAGAGGTTAAAGATACTAAAGAAGACAAAAGCGAAGATGCTAAGGAAGATGATGGTGCTGCTGAAAACGACAACACTTCTAATAATAATGCTGAAATACCAGAAGGCGTTAATGTAATTACAATGCCACGTCTAAGTGATACTATGACAGATGGTACTGTGGCTACTTGGTTAAAAAAAGAAGGTGATGCTGTTAAAGAAGGCGATATTTTAGCTGAAATTGAAACAGACAAAGCAACCATGGAGTTTGAGTGTTTCTACGAAGGAACCATCTTATACATTGGTGTGCAAGAAGGAGAAACTGCACCTGTAGATAGCTTATTAACCATTATAGGACCTGCTGGAACAGATGTTTCTGCATTGGTTAAAAATGGTGGATCTGCAGCTAATAAATCTTCAGAAAAAAAATCAGAAGCTAAATCTGAACCTAAAACAGAAAAGAAAGAAGAAAAATCTTCTGATAAAAAAGAAGAAACAAAAACTTCAAATACTAATAATGCGAACGGTCGTATTTTCGCATCTCCACTAGCAAAGAAAATTGCTACCGATAAAGGAATTAATTTAGCAGATGTAACAGGTTCTGGTGAAAACGGAAGAATCATTAAAAAAGATGTCGAAAATTACACACCTAAAGCTACAGTTTCTGTAGAAACTCCTTCTCCAGCCTCTAGTGCTGCAACTCCATCTTTTTCTATTACTGGAGAAGAAAAATCAGAAGAAGTTAAAAACTCGCAAATGCGTAAAGCAATTGCAAAATCTTTAGGAAACTCTAAATTCTCTGCCCCCGATTTCAGTTTAAATATTGAAGTTGATATGGACAATGCAATGGCTTCTCGTAAAACCATTAATGCAATACCAGATATAAAAGTTTCTTTTAACGATATGGTTGTAAAAGCCTGTGCAATGGCATTACAAAAACACCCACAAGTAAATACTTCTTGGGCAGATAATCATACAATTTATCATCGTCATATTCACATAGGTGTTGCTGTTGCTGTAGATGAAGGTTTGTTAGTACCTGTTATAAAACATACAAACCAAATGAGTTTAACTCAAATTGGTGCGACTGTTAGAGATTTGGCCGGAAAAGCAAGAAATAAAAAAATTACGCCTGCAGAAATGCAAGGAAGTACTTTTACGGTTTCTAATTTAGGAATGTTTGGTATCGATAACTTTACATCGATTATCAACCAACCCAACTCAGCAATTTTATCTGTAGGTACAATTGTAGAAAAACCAGTTGTTAAAAACGGACAAATTGTTATTGGAAATACCATGAAATTGACGTTGACTTGCGACCATAGAACTGTAGATGGCGCTGTGGGTGCTCAATTTTTACAAACATTAAAAACGTTTATCGAAAACCCAGTTACCATGTTAGCCTAG